In Streptomyces sp. DG2A-72, one genomic interval encodes:
- a CDS encoding VOC family protein, whose translation MTIQRMDNVLIVVDDLEAVIAFFVELGMELEGKGPLEWRGAERVIGLDDVRQDIAMLRVPDGHGRVELAKFHRPKAITPELKDAPANTLGLRRIMFAVDDIEDVVARLRAHGAELVGEIVQYENIYRLCYVRGPEGIVVGLAEQLS comes from the coding sequence ATGACGATCCAGCGGATGGACAACGTCCTCATCGTCGTCGACGACCTTGAGGCTGTCATTGCATTCTTCGTCGAACTCGGCATGGAGCTCGAGGGTAAGGGGCCACTCGAATGGCGCGGGGCGGAGCGTGTCATCGGGCTCGATGACGTCCGGCAGGACATCGCCATGCTGCGGGTCCCGGACGGCCACGGGCGAGTAGAGCTGGCGAAGTTCCACAGGCCGAAGGCCATCACCCCCGAGCTGAAAGACGCGCCGGCGAACACGCTCGGCCTTCGTCGAATCATGTTTGCCGTCGACGACATCGAGGACGTCGTTGCCCGCCTGCGGGCCCACGGTGCCGAACTCGTCGGCGAGATCGTGCAGTACGAGAACATCTATCGGCTCTGCTACGTCCGCGGCCCCGAGGGCATCGTCGTCGGACTCGCCGAGCAGCTCAGCTGA
- a CDS encoding amino acid adenylation domain-containing protein, with the protein MNLYALLDKSLKLHHDRIAVTDDDGSHRYARLGQRVNEIASALFEAGCQSRTRVCLAVGHRLDLVASVLAVLRLGATYVPIDTRNPVDRIRYIVDDSEATMVICSAEYVETVGQLGLVELRLDGLSRPGETVPTVVVPSSELAYILYTSGSTGRPKGVGITHGNLLNYVRWASDRYLQSPDDRIALYTTLAFDFTVTCLFPPLIAGASIGIYDGVADPMAIQRILADEDVNVVKITPSYLYLLSHLLNGHRHIRRLIVGGEDLTAELAAKVHAQLMGSAEIVNEYGPTEATVGCITHTFDPAVDRDGSVPIGEPIPGMRAYVVNKYGDPVADGEEGEILLSGKSVAPGYLRPESHAFTDNPFDPGTVVYRTGDIARRGTDGNLLFIGRKDDQVKIRGNRVELSEVSAAILNHPMVASAYVTAVREHGSRALAAVVTGDPGLTEALLQKHLAQQLPGYAVPTSLKVIDALPLTFNQKVDRDAVLTIFRNGEATR; encoded by the coding sequence ATGAACCTCTACGCACTCTTAGATAAAAGCCTGAAACTGCACCACGATCGCATAGCCGTAACCGACGATGACGGATCTCACCGCTATGCCCGACTGGGGCAGCGAGTAAACGAGATAGCGAGTGCCTTATTTGAGGCCGGGTGTCAGTCGCGCACCCGTGTATGTCTGGCCGTCGGTCATCGATTAGACCTGGTGGCTTCGGTGCTCGCGGTGCTGCGGCTCGGCGCGACATATGTGCCGATAGACACCAGGAATCCCGTCGACCGGATCAGGTACATTGTCGACGACAGCGAAGCCACGATGGTTATCTGCTCGGCCGAGTACGTGGAGACAGTCGGTCAGCTGGGCCTCGTCGAGCTGCGGTTGGACGGGCTGAGCCGCCCCGGCGAGACCGTGCCGACGGTGGTCGTCCCCTCGTCTGAGCTGGCCTACATCCTCTACACCTCAGGGTCGACCGGAAGACCCAAGGGCGTCGGCATCACCCACGGAAACCTCCTGAACTACGTCCGGTGGGCGAGTGACAGGTACTTGCAGTCCCCGGACGACAGAATCGCGCTGTATACGACCCTGGCGTTCGATTTCACGGTGACCTGCTTATTTCCGCCCCTGATCGCCGGCGCTTCGATTGGTATCTACGATGGTGTCGCCGACCCTATGGCGATCCAGCGAATCCTGGCGGACGAAGACGTCAACGTCGTCAAGATAACTCCGTCGTACCTCTACCTCTTGTCCCATCTGCTCAACGGTCACCGGCACATTAGGCGACTGATTGTCGGCGGCGAGGATCTGACGGCCGAGCTCGCGGCGAAGGTCCACGCTCAGTTGATGGGGAGCGCCGAGATCGTCAACGAGTACGGTCCCACGGAAGCCACCGTTGGCTGCATTACCCACACCTTCGATCCCGCCGTGGACCGGGACGGCTCAGTGCCGATCGGTGAGCCGATACCGGGAATGCGGGCATACGTCGTCAACAAGTACGGCGACCCGGTGGCCGATGGCGAGGAAGGTGAGATCCTCCTCTCCGGGAAAAGCGTCGCCCCCGGGTATCTACGCCCAGAATCTCACGCCTTCACTGATAATCCATTTGACCCGGGAACGGTCGTGTACCGGACCGGAGACATTGCCCGGCGGGGCACCGACGGCAACCTCCTGTTCATCGGGAGAAAAGACGACCAGGTTAAGATCCGCGGAAACAGGGTCGAGCTGTCGGAGGTCTCCGCAGCGATCCTGAACCATCCGATGGTGGCCTCGGCGTACGTCACGGCCGTCCGCGAGCACGGATCCCGCGCGCTGGCCGCTGTGGTCACGGGCGACCCCGGCCTCACCGAGGCCCTACTCCAGAAGCACCTCGCGCAACAGCTGCCTGGGTACGCAGTGCCCACCAGCCTTAAGGTCATCGACGCACTACCGCTGACCTTCAATCAGAAAGTAGACCGTGACGCCGTACTGACCATCTTTCGTAACGGGGAGGCCACACGATGA
- a CDS encoding XRE family transcriptional regulator, translated as MTRTTPTPTPTPTPAPPSPERARLAAALRDLKTRTGLSLAGLAARTSFSKSSWERYLNGRTLPPCPAVRELCHLAGEPEGRCLALWEIAESPAPEPGPSPGPGPGPVAEEDAGPGRGGTAVALAWVCAVVVVVGSVAATLLLLPGQSDASRSSTSSPPSTAFGPRCHEAACDGRNPMHMKCSVAPQTLASHRTATGARLELRHNTECGASWARMWATRVGDRLEITAGGRTHSAKVADDIDARAYVYTPMTAADSGTVVRACFLPAEGGGRECVEGRPESWR; from the coding sequence ATGACGCGCACGACACCGACACCGACACCGACACCAACACCGGCACCGCCGTCCCCGGAGCGCGCGCGGCTGGCTGCCGCGCTGCGAGACCTGAAGACCCGCACAGGCCTGAGCCTGGCGGGCCTCGCGGCGCGGACCTCGTTCAGCAAGTCGTCCTGGGAGCGCTATCTCAACGGCAGGACCCTGCCGCCGTGCCCGGCGGTGCGGGAGCTGTGCCACCTCGCCGGCGAACCGGAGGGGCGGTGCCTGGCACTGTGGGAGATCGCGGAGTCCCCTGCTCCGGAACCAGGGCCGAGTCCGGGTCCGGGTCCGGGTCCGGTCGCGGAGGAGGACGCGGGGCCTGGTCGCGGGGGTACGGCGGTCGCGCTCGCGTGGGTGTGTGCCGTGGTGGTGGTCGTCGGGAGCGTGGCGGCGACTCTGCTCCTGCTGCCCGGCCAGAGCGACGCATCACGGTCGTCCACGTCGTCGCCCCCGTCGACCGCCTTCGGGCCCCGCTGCCATGAAGCCGCCTGTGACGGCCGGAACCCGATGCACATGAAATGCAGCGTCGCACCGCAGACGCTCGCCTCGCACCGCACGGCCACCGGAGCCCGGCTGGAACTGCGCCACAACACGGAGTGCGGGGCGAGTTGGGCCCGAATGTGGGCCACGCGCGTCGGCGACCGGCTGGAGATCACGGCGGGCGGCCGTACACATTCCGCGAAGGTCGCGGACGACATCGACGCGCGGGCCTACGTCTACACCCCCATGACCGCGGCCGACTCCGGAACCGTCGTCCGGGCCTGCTTCCTCCCGGCGGAGGGCGGCGGGCGGGAGTGCGTCGAGGGCCGGCCGGAGTCGTGGAGGTAG
- a CDS encoding sensor histidine kinase produces MLRDDLRTLWTEPRPPDAPARVRRDWALLAAGLGGVVLEATLRENVVWRPVAVGFTVWLCLLPLWRRTRPLAMVTLAFGSVMLLQVASLVAAPREPVGLDTGAVVLVLVYALPRWGSGREIVLGGAVILAVGALCVVTYEAPVVEKVVGFVFLLLPGVVGAAVRFRVTARERQLEQVRSREREQLARELHDTVAHHVSAMVITAQAGRVLAGTDPSAAVEALEGVEEEGARTLEEMRAMVAALRDRGVGAELAPPAGVADLERLVRTPGDRLKVDLGLDGELDSLPPAVDAAVYRIVQEAVTNALRHAVDATELVVRVAAERHTVRVSVRDNGRRTGRGRDGYGLTGLRERATLLGGTLRAGPGTDRGWHVEAELPRARSESGVHSRPRR; encoded by the coding sequence GTGCTGCGAGACGACCTGCGAACCCTGTGGACCGAACCCCGGCCGCCCGACGCGCCCGCCCGGGTGCGGCGGGACTGGGCGCTGCTCGCCGCGGGCCTGGGCGGTGTGGTGCTGGAGGCCACCCTGCGCGAGAACGTCGTGTGGCGGCCGGTGGCGGTGGGTTTCACCGTATGGCTGTGCCTGCTGCCTCTGTGGCGCCGGACCCGCCCGCTGGCGATGGTCACGCTGGCGTTCGGCTCGGTGATGCTGCTCCAGGTGGCCTCGCTCGTCGCCGCACCGCGCGAGCCCGTCGGCCTGGACACCGGCGCGGTCGTGCTCGTGCTGGTGTACGCGCTGCCCCGGTGGGGATCGGGACGCGAGATCGTGCTGGGCGGCGCGGTGATCCTCGCGGTCGGCGCGCTGTGTGTCGTCACGTACGAGGCTCCGGTCGTCGAAAAGGTCGTGGGCTTCGTCTTCCTGCTGCTGCCCGGCGTGGTCGGGGCTGCCGTGCGGTTCCGGGTGACCGCTCGCGAGCGGCAGTTGGAGCAGGTGCGCTCCCGCGAGCGTGAGCAGCTCGCCCGGGAACTGCACGACACGGTGGCCCACCACGTGTCGGCCATGGTGATCACCGCCCAGGCGGGCCGGGTGCTCGCGGGCACCGACCCGTCCGCCGCCGTCGAGGCGCTGGAGGGGGTCGAGGAGGAAGGGGCGCGCACGCTGGAGGAAATGCGCGCCATGGTCGCCGCGCTGCGCGACCGCGGGGTCGGCGCCGAGCTGGCGCCGCCTGCCGGCGTCGCGGATCTGGAGCGCCTGGTGCGCACGCCGGGTGATCGCCTCAAGGTCGACCTGGGGCTCGACGGCGAACTGGACTCGCTGCCCCCGGCCGTGGACGCGGCCGTCTACCGGATCGTGCAGGAGGCGGTGACCAACGCGCTGCGCCATGCGGTCGACGCGACCGAGCTCGTCGTCCGGGTCGCCGCGGAACGGCACACGGTACGGGTGAGCGTGCGCGACAACGGCCGGCGCACAGGCCGGGGTCGCGACGGATACGGACTTACCGGACTGCGCGAGCGCGCGACCCTGCTCGGCGGCACACTACGAGCCGGCCCGGGTACCGACCGGGGCTGGCATGTCGAAGCCGAACTGCCGAGAGCGAGGAGCGAGAGCGGTGTCCATTCGCGTCCTCGTCGCTGA
- a CDS encoding polyprenyl synthetase family protein: MTGPVLREAVSRLPRRIRHPAGVHFGWWDTEGTELSAVTAKGKGVRPALALGGCAAVGGSQAAGASAAVVVELVHNASLLHDDVLDGDRIRRGRPALWAQMGVPAAVLTGDALFFLATQVMATASPSLDTSAGVALLTASVQDLIEGEYADSLLVNETGASLEEVQAMAAGKTGALMAAACALGALVGGGDGERVAHLRAFGAHLGAAFQLVDDLLGIWGDPQRTGKPVGSDLAARKKTLPVVAALGADGPAAHRLRALYARSGPLSTAEQELAARLVEQAGGRAWARSECEQHTAQALEHLHSGRLEPSAVEELIVLARLLTNRDH, translated from the coding sequence GTGACCGGGCCGGTCCTGCGGGAGGCGGTCTCGCGGCTGCCCCGGCGGATCCGGCATCCGGCTGGGGTCCACTTCGGCTGGTGGGACACCGAGGGTACAGAGCTGTCTGCCGTGACGGCCAAGGGGAAGGGCGTACGGCCCGCCCTGGCTCTTGGTGGCTGCGCTGCAGTAGGGGGAAGCCAGGCGGCGGGGGCCTCGGCGGCGGTAGTCGTCGAACTGGTCCACAACGCCTCGCTCCTGCACGACGATGTCCTCGACGGTGACCGTATCCGCCGGGGCCGCCCCGCCCTGTGGGCCCAGATGGGCGTGCCGGCCGCGGTCCTGACTGGAGACGCCCTGTTCTTCTTGGCCACGCAGGTGATGGCCACCGCCTCGCCGTCCCTGGACACCTCAGCAGGAGTGGCACTGTTGACCGCCTCGGTGCAGGACTTGATTGAGGGCGAATACGCCGACAGTCTCCTGGTGAACGAGACCGGGGCGTCACTCGAGGAGGTCCAGGCGATGGCGGCGGGCAAGACCGGCGCCTTGATGGCCGCGGCGTGCGCGCTGGGGGCATTGGTCGGCGGCGGGGACGGAGAGCGGGTCGCTCACCTGCGGGCGTTCGGGGCCCACCTGGGCGCCGCCTTCCAACTCGTCGATGACCTGCTCGGTATCTGGGGCGACCCGCAGCGCACCGGCAAGCCGGTCGGCTCCGACCTGGCCGCGCGCAAGAAGACCTTGCCCGTCGTGGCCGCGCTGGGCGCCGACGGTCCGGCCGCACACCGGCTGCGTGCCCTGTATGCGCGCTCCGGCCCGCTGAGCACCGCCGAGCAGGAGCTGGCTGCTCGTCTGGTGGAGCAGGCCGGAGGCCGTGCCTGGGCGAGGAGTGAGTGCGAACAGCACACTGCGCAGGCCCTGGAACACCTGCATAGCGGACGACTCGAACCAAGTGCTGTGGAGGAACTCATCGTCCTGGCCCGGCTGCTCACCAACCGCGACCACTGA
- a CDS encoding IS110 family transposase, giving the protein MAAIWAGIDAGKTHHHCVAIDESGRRLLSRRVANDEPELLKLLADVLTLGEEVTWGIDLADGGAALTIAILLNHDQPVRYISGRAIHRASESYRGEGKTDAKDAAVIADQVRVRRDLHPLRTSDETVTDLRILTGRRMDLVADRTRAINRLRAQISSIFPALERALDLNNTGPLVLLTGYQTPAALRRIGARRLETWLRNRGVTRADRLAEAAVHAAERQHTSLPGEKLAAQMMHTLAKEVMALNEQVAELDKRIEARFREHHAFEVITSMPGLSVILGAEFLAATGGDMAVFGTPDRLASFGGVAPVPRDSGRISGSLKRPQRYNRRLQRVFYTSALFSIRYCQDSRRFYERKRAEGKRHTQAVLALARRRVNVLWALLRDGRRYEPAPPITLVA; this is encoded by the coding sequence ATGGCTGCGATCTGGGCCGGCATCGACGCAGGCAAGACCCATCACCATTGCGTCGCGATCGACGAGAGCGGTCGTCGACTGCTGTCGAGACGCGTCGCCAACGACGAACCCGAACTCCTCAAACTCCTCGCCGACGTCCTGACCTTGGGTGAAGAGGTGACCTGGGGCATCGACCTGGCCGACGGCGGCGCTGCCCTGACCATCGCGATCCTCCTCAACCACGATCAGCCGGTGCGTTACATCTCTGGCCGGGCGATCCACCGCGCCTCCGAGAGCTACCGCGGCGAAGGCAAGACCGACGCCAAGGATGCCGCAGTCATCGCCGACCAGGTCCGCGTCCGCCGTGACCTGCACCCCTTACGGACCAGCGACGAGACCGTCACCGACCTCAGGATCCTCACCGGCCGGCGCATGGACCTGGTCGCCGACCGCACACGAGCCATCAACCGCCTCCGCGCCCAGATCAGCAGCATCTTCCCGGCCTTGGAACGAGCTCTGGACCTCAACAACACTGGCCCGCTCGTCTTGCTGACGGGCTACCAGACCCCGGCCGCCTTGCGCCGGATTGGCGCCAGACGGCTGGAGACCTGGCTGCGTAACCGCGGGGTCACCCGTGCCGACCGGCTCGCCGAGGCGGCGGTCCACGCCGCAGAGCGCCAACACACCAGCCTGCCCGGGGAGAAGCTGGCCGCCCAGATGATGCACACGCTCGCGAAGGAGGTGATGGCCCTCAACGAGCAGGTGGCCGAGCTCGACAAGCGCATCGAGGCCCGGTTTCGCGAACACCACGCCTTCGAAGTGATCACCAGCATGCCCGGCCTGAGCGTCATCCTCGGCGCCGAGTTCCTAGCCGCGACCGGCGGCGACATGGCCGTCTTCGGCACACCGGACCGACTTGCCAGCTTCGGCGGTGTCGCCCCGGTGCCCCGAGACTCTGGCAGGATCAGCGGCAGCCTGAAGCGTCCTCAGCGATACAACCGCCGCCTCCAACGTGTCTTCTACACCTCGGCGTTGTTCAGCATCCGGTACTGCCAGGACTCCAGGCGCTTTTACGAACGCAAGCGTGCCGAGGGCAAGCGTCACACGCAGGCGGTCCTCGCTCTTGCCCGCCGCCGCGTCAACGTTCTGTGGGCTCTTCTGCGCGACGGGCGGCGTTACGAGCCCGCGCCACCGATCACTCTGGTGGCTTGA
- a CDS encoding peptidoglycan-binding protein, translated as MRTITRTLVGVATAAGIAAGGVAAAGTGFAATQPAATAAVSAQDVSVLAEENLGLDEQRAKNWQCWLRDAGYDPGEIDGKLGTSSWTAAQRYFNLLGLDAGEVDGKVGPDTISALQRYLNSVGDYNLAVDGDAGEATRAAFWDFNGKTGC; from the coding sequence ATGCGCACCATCACCAGGACCCTCGTCGGTGTCGCCACCGCCGCCGGGATCGCCGCCGGAGGCGTGGCGGCCGCGGGCACCGGCTTCGCGGCGACTCAGCCGGCTGCCACGGCCGCGGTGAGTGCCCAGGACGTCTCCGTGCTCGCTGAAGAGAACCTCGGCCTGGACGAGCAGCGGGCCAAGAACTGGCAGTGCTGGCTGCGCGACGCGGGTTACGACCCCGGCGAGATCGACGGGAAGCTGGGCACCAGCAGCTGGACCGCGGCGCAGCGGTATTTCAACCTCCTGGGCCTTGACGCGGGCGAAGTCGACGGAAAGGTCGGACCCGACACGATCAGTGCGCTGCAGCGCTACCTGAACTCGGTCGGCGACTACAACCTCGCCGTCGACGGGGACGCCGGCGAGGCGACCAGGGCCGCGTTCTGGGACTTCAACGGGAAGACCGGCTGCTGA
- a CDS encoding peptidoglycan-binding protein, with protein sequence MSRWKELPAELNPRVRQLVVRLRRLKDHSGLSMRQLETKTGYSAKSWERYLGGRSLPPPEAVEAMARICGDDPTRLLALREVAIEAWRPPATPRTAPTTKRRPPQGVLVAGALVLAVFATVLLAVQLDGGAAASPSRSKPTYTCRLERNDGRWYAGNSRTADAVLTSGQAGPKVAEAQCLLRRAGISPGDVDGIYGPLTEAAVKRLQQRAGLVVDGIVGPHTWGALRA encoded by the coding sequence ATGTCGCGTTGGAAAGAACTGCCCGCCGAACTGAATCCGCGCGTCCGCCAGTTGGTGGTGCGGCTGCGCCGGTTGAAGGACCACAGCGGGCTGAGCATGCGCCAGTTGGAGACGAAGACCGGGTATAGCGCGAAGTCGTGGGAGCGGTATCTGGGGGGCAGGTCGCTGCCGCCCCCGGAGGCCGTCGAGGCGATGGCCCGGATCTGCGGCGACGATCCGACCAGGCTGCTCGCGCTGCGGGAGGTCGCCATAGAGGCCTGGCGACCACCGGCAACACCACGAACAGCACCAACAACCAAACGGCGTCCGCCGCAGGGCGTGCTGGTGGCGGGGGCCCTGGTCCTGGCCGTCTTCGCGACGGTCCTGCTGGCCGTACAGCTCGACGGCGGGGCGGCTGCCTCGCCGTCGCGGTCGAAGCCCACGTACACCTGCCGCCTGGAGCGGAACGACGGCCGCTGGTACGCGGGCAACAGCCGCACCGCGGACGCCGTCCTGACATCCGGCCAGGCCGGTCCGAAGGTGGCCGAGGCGCAGTGCCTGCTGCGCCGGGCGGGCATCTCGCCGGGAGACGTGGACGGCATCTACGGTCCGCTGACGGAAGCCGCGGTCAAACGCCTCCAGCAGCGGGCCGGCCTGGTCGTCGACGGCATCGTCGGCCCGCACACGTGGGGAGCGCTACGGGCATGA
- a CDS encoding nuclear transport factor 2 family protein, protein MTAESPTQTVQRLFPLLAEGKSAEAAALFADSVSFSIPHPPGIPWVPEVDSAEGMRTFFELLQIHVQAKEFDLRQVIAEGDDVVLIGRMVSEVKKTGRDIETAFALHTTVRDGRITRYHLYEDSYAVAKAYFGD, encoded by the coding sequence ATGACAGCAGAGTCACCGACGCAGACTGTGCAACGCTTGTTCCCGCTGCTCGCCGAGGGGAAGAGTGCGGAGGCGGCGGCGCTGTTCGCCGACTCGGTGTCGTTCTCAATCCCGCACCCGCCGGGCATTCCGTGGGTACCGGAGGTCGACTCGGCGGAGGGCATGCGGACGTTCTTCGAGCTGCTGCAGATCCATGTGCAAGCCAAGGAGTTCGACCTCCGCCAGGTCATCGCCGAGGGCGACGATGTGGTGCTCATCGGGCGCATGGTCTCCGAGGTCAAGAAGACGGGCCGGGACATCGAAACCGCGTTCGCCCTGCACACCACGGTCCGGGACGGGCGGATCACCCGTTACCACCTCTACGAGGACAGCTACGCCGTTGCCAAGGCCTACTTCGGCGACTGA
- a CDS encoding MMPL family transporter, translating into MLSKALLRLGASAARHPWRVIAAWLVAATLAVLAAVAFGGRNADSMTAPGLDSQRAAELIERAGTGQEGMTAQVVVTPLDGAARFFDHGSARTALTRLQTEVKRLPHVLGTSDPAGALDAGGDTAVRGGLVSADGRIAVVRVQYPDQSRLSAEDLDALVDLGDRLRAELPLRIEMGGNLFYAFSDPDGGVSELIGLLAAAAILFLAFGSLVAAALPIGMAVFGLTVGVATMTVLAGVTDVPTFAPVLGSMVGLGVGIDYALFVLARHREYLARGLDPHEAAGRAVATAGRPVVFAGGTVVVSILGMAVANVPFMTVGGLAVSIVVLTMVLASVTLLPAFLGAAGPRLARAGRIGRALQTRKLGRLARRRDPAAGAAHAAGWRRWIGHVSRHPVPYAVGAAGLLLTATLPVLGLRVGLPDDGSLPQSRTERRAYDLVAEGFGPGTNGPLVIAADPAGDPGVLDRLVATVAADPGIASVAPTHIDRATGIATLVVFPTTSPQDKATADTIARLRTDVLPTAIGHGPARAHVGGAAASLSDVGQRTSQRLPVFVATVLAMSFLLLMLVFRSILVPLKAVLLNLLSIGAAYGIMVAVFQWGWAGALIGLEATVPIVSFIPMFLFAILFGLSMDYEVFLLSRVREEYLRTGDNGTAIVEGVSGTARIITSAALIMVAVFLSFAVAEDPSTKMFGLGLATAIFIDATVVRMVLVPATMTLLGRTNWWLPKWLDWMLPRGPVGTDDTDAESTGEAPRPRLVDR; encoded by the coding sequence ATGCTCTCGAAAGCCCTGTTGCGCCTGGGCGCAAGCGCCGCCCGCCATCCCTGGCGGGTGATCGCGGCATGGCTGGTCGCCGCCACGCTCGCCGTCCTCGCCGCCGTCGCCTTCGGCGGGCGGAATGCGGATTCGATGACCGCTCCGGGACTGGACTCCCAGCGGGCCGCGGAACTGATCGAGCGGGCCGGCACCGGCCAGGAGGGGATGACCGCCCAAGTGGTCGTCACCCCCCTCGACGGCGCTGCGAGGTTCTTCGACCACGGCAGCGCGCGCACCGCTCTCACGCGGCTGCAGACCGAGGTGAAACGGCTGCCGCACGTGCTCGGCACGAGCGACCCGGCGGGGGCACTCGACGCAGGCGGGGACACCGCCGTGCGCGGCGGCCTCGTCTCGGCCGACGGGCGGATCGCGGTCGTCCGGGTGCAGTACCCCGACCAGAGCCGGCTGTCGGCCGAAGACCTCGACGCCCTCGTCGATCTCGGCGACCGGCTGCGCGCCGAACTGCCCCTGCGCATCGAGATGGGCGGAAACCTCTTCTACGCCTTCTCCGACCCCGACGGCGGCGTGAGCGAGTTGATCGGCCTCCTCGCCGCGGCCGCGATCCTGTTCCTGGCGTTCGGTTCGCTCGTCGCCGCCGCGCTGCCGATCGGCATGGCGGTCTTCGGACTGACCGTCGGTGTCGCCACGATGACGGTACTGGCGGGGGTCACGGACGTCCCCACCTTCGCACCGGTCCTGGGCAGCATGGTCGGGCTCGGAGTGGGCATCGACTACGCGCTGTTCGTGCTCGCCAGGCACCGGGAGTACCTCGCGCGCGGGCTCGATCCGCACGAGGCGGCCGGACGAGCGGTGGCCACGGCGGGGCGGCCGGTGGTCTTCGCCGGCGGAACCGTCGTCGTATCGATCCTCGGCATGGCGGTCGCGAACGTGCCGTTCATGACGGTGGGCGGACTTGCCGTCTCGATCGTCGTCCTGACCATGGTGCTCGCGTCGGTGACGCTGCTGCCGGCCTTCCTCGGCGCCGCCGGCCCACGCCTGGCCCGGGCCGGCCGGATCGGCCGGGCTCTGCAGACCAGGAAGCTGGGCCGACTCGCACGGCGGCGGGACCCGGCGGCAGGCGCCGCCCACGCCGCCGGGTGGCGTCGCTGGATCGGGCACGTCAGCCGGCACCCGGTGCCGTACGCGGTCGGCGCGGCGGGGCTGCTGCTGACGGCGACGCTGCCCGTGCTCGGCCTGCGTGTCGGCCTGCCCGACGACGGCTCACTGCCGCAGAGCCGGACCGAGCGCCGCGCGTACGACCTCGTCGCCGAGGGATTCGGCCCGGGCACCAACGGTCCCCTCGTCATCGCCGCGGACCCCGCCGGTGATCCGGGAGTGCTGGACCGACTCGTCGCAACGGTCGCGGCGGATCCGGGCATCGCATCCGTCGCGCCGACGCACATCGATCGGGCCACCGGCATCGCGACCCTCGTGGTGTTCCCGACCACCAGCCCTCAGGACAAGGCCACTGCCGACACCATCGCCCGGCTGCGCACCGACGTGCTGCCCACGGCGATCGGGCACGGCCCGGCCAGGGCCCACGTCGGCGGCGCCGCCGCGAGCCTGTCCGATGTGGGCCAACGCACCAGCCAACGCCTGCCGGTGTTCGTCGCCACCGTGCTGGCGATGTCGTTCCTGCTGCTGATGCTGGTCTTCCGCTCGATACTCGTACCGCTCAAGGCGGTACTGCTGAATCTGCTGAGCATCGGCGCGGCCTACGGCATCATGGTCGCGGTCTTCCAGTGGGGCTGGGCAGGCGCACTCATCGGGCTGGAAGCGACGGTTCCGATCGTGTCGTTCATCCCGATGTTCCTCTTCGCCATCCTGTTCGGCCTGTCGATGGACTACGAGGTGTTCCTCCTCTCCCGCGTACGCGAGGAGTACCTGCGCACCGGCGACAACGGCACGGCGATCGTTGAGGGCGTCTCGGGCACCGCCCGGATCATCACCTCGGCCGCCCTCATCATGGTGGCGGTCTTCCTGTCCTTCGCCGTCGCCGAGGACCCCTCCACCAAAATGTTCGGGCTCGGCCTGGCCACCGCGATCTTCATCGACGCCACGGTCGTACGCATGGTGCTGGTACCGGCGACCATGACACTCCTCGGCCGGACCAACTGGTGGCTGCCGAAGTGGCTGGACTGGATGCTTCCCCGCGGCCCGGTCGGCACCGACGACACCGACGCGGAATCCACGGGTGAGGCCCCGCGTCCACGGCTGGTTGACCGTTGA
- a CDS encoding response regulator transcription factor, translating to MSIRVLVADDQAIIRTGLRIMLNAQPGIEVVGEADDGHEAVRLARELRPDVCLFDIRMPVLDGLEATRLIAGPGVADPLAVVVITTFDLDEYVYGSLRAGARGFLLKDTGPDLLAQAVRSASDGEALIAPSVTVRLLQAFADLPAGRPAAQPVSPVTAREEQVLLAVARGLTNTEIADALHISLSTVKTHLASLMAKLGARNRVEIAMWAYETRRILPGT from the coding sequence GTGTCCATTCGCGTCCTCGTCGCTGACGACCAGGCGATCATCCGCACCGGGTTGCGGATCATGCTGAACGCCCAGCCCGGAATCGAGGTGGTCGGCGAGGCCGACGACGGACACGAAGCGGTACGTCTGGCCCGCGAACTGCGCCCCGACGTCTGCCTGTTCGACATCCGCATGCCCGTGCTCGACGGGCTCGAGGCCACCCGGCTGATCGCCGGCCCGGGCGTCGCCGACCCGCTGGCCGTGGTCGTCATCACCACGTTCGACCTCGACGAGTACGTCTACGGCTCACTGCGTGCCGGCGCCCGCGGATTCCTCCTCAAGGACACGGGACCGGACCTTCTGGCCCAGGCCGTACGGTCGGCGTCCGACGGTGAGGCGCTCATCGCGCCCAGCGTCACCGTCCGTCTGCTCCAGGCGTTCGCGGACCTGCCCGCCGGCCGGCCCGCGGCCCAGCCGGTCTCCCCCGTCACCGCCCGCGAGGAGCAGGTGCTCCTCGCCGTCGCCCGCGGGCTGACCAACACCGAGATCGCCGACGCTCTGCACATCAGCCTCAGCACGGTGAAGACGCATCTGGCGAGCCTGATGGCCAAACTCGGCGCCCGCAACCGGGTCGAGATCGCGATGTGGGCCTACGAGACGCGCCGTATCCTCCCCGGAACCTGA